Genomic DNA from Desulfonema ishimotonii:
GACTGCATTCGGGGCAGTTAAAGTCGTTCTTGTTCTCTGTATTGGCAAACTCCAGATAAGACGTCAGGTTCTCCCGGAGCTGATATTCAAGGGTCAGCGCCATAAAAACCGCGCTGTCCTCGGTATACTCGTCATCGGTATCCATGTAGTTGATCCCGAAGTTGGCGGCCAGATAAATCCGGTCCCACCGATGCCCCAGAAGCAGATTGAGGCCCAGTCCCGGATGATCCTCATCGGTCTGGATAAAGCGGTACAGGTCGGTAATCCCCTTATCCCGGTTTCCGGTCGGAAGCAGCAAATAGGGCATGAGCGCCAGATCCAGCAGGTTCCCCCGGTCCTGTCCCAGCAGGCGCACCTTTCCGCCCAGAAACAGGTCGCCGAACCCGCTCTCATCCGCGTCGTAATCCGGCGATGCGTTGTTGTTCCGCCAGTATTCAAAATGGGTGGCTGCCGCCACTTCCCACCAGTTCCCGTCCCCGTATGTCAGGCTGATGGGAAACGCCCAGATGTACCCTTCCCGGCAGTTGAGGCTGTTATTTTCATATGGCGAATACATGGCACCGGCCTGAAGGTGAAGCCCGTCCACCACCAGCGGCGACCAGCTGTAGGCATAGCCCTTCAGCCCGTAAAGGGCCAGATTCTCGTCTGCGGAAACAGGGCCGGAACGGCCCAGGGTGAGACAGACAGCCAGCAATGTAAAACAGAATATCTTAAAAAAAACACGTTTGCATATCATGGTTTTTATCCCTCTGTCGCAATTCATAGTACCGGATGATCGTACACTTATTCTCCCGTTTCAGCCAAAACCGGAATCAGTTCCACCCGCCGGTTCAGCGTCCGGCCTTCCGGGGTTGAATTGGTTGCCAGGGGCTGGGTAAGCCCGTGGGCTTCGGCGGAAAGCCGGTCCGGTGCAACACCTTTGCCCGTCAGCCAGTTTGCCACGGCTTCGGCCCGTTTCCGGGACAGCACCTGATTATGGGCGGCAGAGGCCCTGCTGTCGGTGTGCCCCTGAATGGATAATTTCAGGTCCGGGTTGTCCCGCATCACCCGCGACACCTCATCCAGCGGGCCGTGAAATTCGGGTCTGATGTCCCATTTATCCGTGTCAAACAGCACACCGATCAGAATCCAGCATCCCGCCGAAGTGACGTGTGCGCCATTAGGGGTATCCGGGCACTGGTCCGCATCATCCCGGATGCCATCTCCGTCGCGGTCCGCCGGAGCAACAGCAGCAGTGGTGACGGCCACAGGCGCTGCCGCTTCGGTTTTCACAGGCGCGGGGGTCTCTTCCGCATCGCAGAGCAGCCCGCAGAATGCGGCAAGGGCCGCCGGATCTTCCAGCAGATCCGCAGCCCGGCGGTATTGCCCCTGCCCCAGCCAGGCCATGCGGTGCAGCAGGTTCTCCCCTTCAGCCTTCTTCCCGTCACCCGCCGCATCCTCAAAAAACGCCCGGACTTCGTCGGCGCTCTCCCGCGTCTCTTCATCCGTATCGCCGAAAAAGACCGTGTGAACCACCAGGTTCCGGCCATATTTCTGCTTCAGCCGCAGAACTTCGGTCAGCGGCCCCGCTGTGGGATCATCGTCCCCCACCTCCCCATCCCGGCTCTTTTCCGCATCGTCTTCCGGGTCATAAAAAGATTCCCGTCCGTCGGAGAGCAGCACCAGGGTGATATTGCCGTCCGTGTCCGCCAGCTCGTTCTCATCCAGTTGCCGGAACATGTCCGCCAGATCGGTTCGCCGGTTGTAGAGCGGATAATCAATCACAAAATCGTCTTCGATTCTCTCTTTCAGATCCGACGGCTCATGGCGATCCACTGCCACAAACCGGGCATACCGGGTCTCATTTCCGGCAATATAGCGCACCCGGTAAATCCCCAGATCACAGGGACCGGAGGCCAGTGTCTGCCCCATCTTCAGGAGCATCGCTTTCAGGGCTTCGACCTTCTGCACTGATTTTTCATCTTTATCGTTTTTCCTGTCCGCAGCCGTTTCATACAGTTTCATATCCCTGAGCATGGACCCGGAGACATCCGCCAGGATCAGCAGCGGCTTTGCCGTGTCCGCATCCGCTCCGGCAGGGAACGCCGCGCACAGAAGCAACAACATTCCCGCCAGCACACAACCGAATCGAATCTTCATTCCCATCTC
This window encodes:
- a CDS encoding transporter, which codes for MICKRVFFKIFCFTLLAVCLTLGRSGPVSADENLALYGLKGYAYSWSPLVVDGLHLQAGAMYSPYENNSLNCREGYIWAFPISLTYGDGNWWEVAAATHFEYWRNNNASPDYDADESGFGDLFLGGKVRLLGQDRGNLLDLALMPYLLLPTGNRDKGITDLYRFIQTDEDHPGLGLNLLLGHRWDRIYLAANFGINYMDTDDEYTEDSAVFMALTLEYQLRENLTSYLEFANTENKNDFNCPECSPCFDEDNDEDIREIGVGVNWLRGLWGFKLHVGAGLTDTSPDVRVIGLINRNLAY
- a CDS encoding OmpA family protein; the protein is MKIRFGCVLAGMLLLLCAAFPAGADADTAKPLLILADVSGSMLRDMKLYETAADRKNDKDEKSVQKVEALKAMLLKMGQTLASGPCDLGIYRVRYIAGNETRYARFVAVDRHEPSDLKERIEDDFVIDYPLYNRRTDLADMFRQLDENELADTDGNITLVLLSDGRESFYDPEDDAEKSRDGEVGDDDPTAGPLTEVLRLKQKYGRNLVVHTVFFGDTDEETRESADEVRAFFEDAAGDGKKAEGENLLHRMAWLGQGQYRRAADLLEDPAALAAFCGLLCDAEETPAPVKTEAAAPVAVTTAAVAPADRDGDGIRDDADQCPDTPNGAHVTSAGCWILIGVLFDTDKWDIRPEFHGPLDEVSRVMRDNPDLKLSIQGHTDSRASAAHNQVLSRKRAEAVANWLTGKGVAPDRLSAEAHGLTQPLATNSTPEGRTLNRRVELIPVLAETGE